From the genome of Chroicocephalus ridibundus chromosome 1, bChrRid1.1, whole genome shotgun sequence, one region includes:
- the BCLAF3 gene encoding BCLAF1 and THRAP3 family member 3 isoform X2 — protein sequence MTRSRSRSPRWKPRSLSPAFRSPEHHRQRHAHINYDCEYKSFRKDPKKPMPWRIEDEKYGQSNSRFAPHRNNHQRIYERRSPSPNLKRIPMEDTYSHKPYRTHSSERTESNRRCQLPPKYLEIPYKEHDRPFYQHKMEERYMFEHYKVTGNEKGMKPFHRPLGASCKLERKWHEDDLRHQRLHEEKYGQSPRRVSDEFTARSSLQKRYPEDHDYREYGHTSKRAKEMERYDGGEVARNSKWKQERSFPPYQEKEEQRNLGAQSHRSAEREYSEGSVTKIAYEYSHKRRRHLDGEKPFSDDRAQKYVKQEDQKYGSSKGARNSKELDYFSGGRARRTEEGHIEVPVKYSSKKGCDACVNSSKTDVDLRSFKNKPKERVRKEGEFRKKVDSSDSQHESNHTVSDVKMSDVNCRREHLTIKVDMKKMVTKYRAASSHTTERQMSHDLVAVGRKNENFHPVFEHMESVSQNVENDPSREFTQEIITIIHQVKANYFTSSDITLHERFSKIQDKPIANMNEVKIRLDPEIHRRIDMSLAELQNKRTVPSESPQNIMRVLEDPNDLRHDIERRRKERLKNEDERVFHVDGVTPRNHQSCNLSKLQNSQLDGFQKPMRFIKPPFRKFIGKPHLNSYYSSKPSDTYPHRRIRRHLENPGPIRRHFKSNFVDGRLQSHYKSGLVQKGLYIQAKYQRLRSVGVRGFTTNKFRDGFLRKEKGNLNIATET from the exons ATGACAAGATCTAGATCAAGATCACCACGATGGAAACCAAG GTCCTTATCTCCAGCATTTAGGAGTCCAGAGCACCATAGGCAAAGGCATGCTCATATTAATTATGACTGTGAATATAAAAGCTTTCGTAAGGACCCAAAGAAACCAATGCCTTGGAGAATAGAAGATGAAAAATATGGACAAAGCAATTCCAGGTTTGCACCTCATAGAAATAACCACCAGAGAATATATGAACGCAGATCACCTTCACCAAACCTGAAAAGAATTCCTATGGAAGATACTTACAGTCATAAGCCCTACAGAACACATTCATCTGAAAGAACTGAAAGCAATAGGAGATGCCAGTTACCACCAAAATACTTGGAAATACCATATAAAGAGCACGATCGTCCGTTTTACCAAcacaaaatggaagaaagataCATGTTTGAGCACTACAAAGtcactggaaatgaaaaaggaatgaaacCTTTTCATAGACCGTTAGGGGCTTCATGTAAACTTGAAAGAAAATGGCATGAAGATGACTTGAGGCACCAGAGGTTACATGAAGAGAAGTATGGTCAGTCACCCAGAAGAGTTTCTGATGAATTTACGGCAAGGAGCTCTTTACAGAAGAG GTATCCTGAAGATCACGATTACAGAGAATATGGGCACACGTCTAAAAGGGCTAAAGAAATGGAGAGGTATGACGGTGGAGAAGTAGCAAGAAATTCCAAGTGGAAGCAAGAACGTTCTTTTCCACCCTACCAAGAAAAGGAGGAGCAAAGAAATCTGGGTGCCCAGTCCCACCGGTCGGCTGAAAGGGAGTACTCGGAGGGTTCTGTCACAAAGATAGCCTATGAGTACAGTCACAAACGGCGCAGGCATCTGGATGGGGAAAAGCCTTTTTCAGACGATAGAGCTCAGAAGTATGTGAAGCAGGAAGACCAGAAATATGGTTCTTCTAAGGGTGCCCGGAATAGTAAAGAGTTAGATTACTTTAGCGGTGGAAGAGCGAGACGGACTGAAGAAGGGCACATCGAAGTACCTGTTAAATATAGTTCAAAGAAAGGCTGTGATGCTTGCGTTAACTCTTCCAAAACGGATGTTGATCTgagatcttttaaaaacaaaccgaAGGAAAGAGTAAGGAAAGAAGGggaattcaggaaaaaagtagATTCCTCCGATAGCCAGCATGAGTCAAATCATACTGTTTCAGATGTGAAAATGTCAGATGTCAACTGTAGGAGGGAACATCTCACAATCAAAGTGGATATGAAGAAAATGGTGACCAAGTACAG GGCTGCTTCTAGTCATACTACAGAGAGACAGATGTCACATGATCTGGTTGCTGttggcaggaaaaatgaaaattttcatcCCGTGTTTGAGCACATGGAATCTGTATCACAAAATGTTGAAAACGACCCATCAAGAGAATTTACTCAGGAAATAATCACAATTATCCATCAAGTTAAAG CAAATTACTTCACATCTTCTGACATAACTCTGCATGAACGGTTCTCAAAAATTCAGGATAAACCAATTGCAAATATGAATGAAGTTAAAATACGTCTGGATCCAGAAATTCACAG gAGGATTGACATGTCTCTAGCGGAACTTCAGAACAAACGAACTGTGCCATCTGAATCTCCCCAG AACATTATGAGAGTGTTAGAAGATCCAAACGATCTACGGCATGACatagaaaggaggagaaaagagagactgAAGAATGAAGATGAGAGAGTGTTTCACGTAGATGGTGTAACTCCAAG GAACCACCAAAGCTGTAATCTTTCAAAATTACAAAACTCTCAACTTGATGGTTTCCAAAAGCCTATGAGGTTCATTAAGCCACCTTTCAGGAAATTTATTGGGAAACCTCACCTG AATTCTTACTATTCTTCAAAACCAAGTGATACTTACCCTCACAGGCGCATTAGAAGACACCTTGAAAATCCAGGACCCATCAGAAGACACTTTAAG
- the BCLAF3 gene encoding BCLAF1 and THRAP3 family member 3 isoform X1 produces MTRSRSRSPRWKPRSLSPAFRSPEHHRQRHAHINYDCEYKSFRKDPKKPMPWRIEDEKYGQSNSRFAPHRNNHQRIYERRSPSPNLKRIPMEDTYSHKPYRTHSSERTESNRRCQLPPKYLEIPYKEHDRPFYQHKMEERYMFEHYKVTGNEKGMKPFHRPLGASCKLERKWHEDDLRHQRLHEEKYGQSPRRVSDEFTARSSLQKRYPEDHDYREYGHTSKRAKEMERYDGGEVARNSKWKQERSFPPYQEKEEQRNLGAQSHRSAEREYSEGSVTKIAYEYSHKRRRHLDGEKPFSDDRAQKYVKQEDQKYGSSKGARNSKELDYFSGGRARRTEEGHIEVPVKYSSKKGCDACVNSSKTDVDLRSFKNKPKERVRKEGEFRKKVDSSDSQHESNHTVSDVKMSDVNCRREHLTIKVDMKKMVTKYRAASSHTTERQMSHDLVAVGRKNENFHPVFEHMESVSQNVENDPSREFTQEIITIIHQVKANYFTSSDITLHERFSKIQDKPIANMNEVKIRLDPEIHRRIDMSLAELQNKRTVPSESPQNIMRVLEDPNDLRHDIERRRKERLKNEDERVFHVDGVTPRNHQSCNLSKLQNSQLDGFQKPMRFIKPPFRKFIGKPHLNSYYSSKPSDTYPHRRIRRHLENPGPIRRHFKSNFVDGRLQSHYKSGLVQKGLYIQAKYQRLRSVGVRGFTTNKFRDGFLRKEKDTAVSVSFRQCSY; encoded by the exons ATGACAAGATCTAGATCAAGATCACCACGATGGAAACCAAG GTCCTTATCTCCAGCATTTAGGAGTCCAGAGCACCATAGGCAAAGGCATGCTCATATTAATTATGACTGTGAATATAAAAGCTTTCGTAAGGACCCAAAGAAACCAATGCCTTGGAGAATAGAAGATGAAAAATATGGACAAAGCAATTCCAGGTTTGCACCTCATAGAAATAACCACCAGAGAATATATGAACGCAGATCACCTTCACCAAACCTGAAAAGAATTCCTATGGAAGATACTTACAGTCATAAGCCCTACAGAACACATTCATCTGAAAGAACTGAAAGCAATAGGAGATGCCAGTTACCACCAAAATACTTGGAAATACCATATAAAGAGCACGATCGTCCGTTTTACCAAcacaaaatggaagaaagataCATGTTTGAGCACTACAAAGtcactggaaatgaaaaaggaatgaaacCTTTTCATAGACCGTTAGGGGCTTCATGTAAACTTGAAAGAAAATGGCATGAAGATGACTTGAGGCACCAGAGGTTACATGAAGAGAAGTATGGTCAGTCACCCAGAAGAGTTTCTGATGAATTTACGGCAAGGAGCTCTTTACAGAAGAG GTATCCTGAAGATCACGATTACAGAGAATATGGGCACACGTCTAAAAGGGCTAAAGAAATGGAGAGGTATGACGGTGGAGAAGTAGCAAGAAATTCCAAGTGGAAGCAAGAACGTTCTTTTCCACCCTACCAAGAAAAGGAGGAGCAAAGAAATCTGGGTGCCCAGTCCCACCGGTCGGCTGAAAGGGAGTACTCGGAGGGTTCTGTCACAAAGATAGCCTATGAGTACAGTCACAAACGGCGCAGGCATCTGGATGGGGAAAAGCCTTTTTCAGACGATAGAGCTCAGAAGTATGTGAAGCAGGAAGACCAGAAATATGGTTCTTCTAAGGGTGCCCGGAATAGTAAAGAGTTAGATTACTTTAGCGGTGGAAGAGCGAGACGGACTGAAGAAGGGCACATCGAAGTACCTGTTAAATATAGTTCAAAGAAAGGCTGTGATGCTTGCGTTAACTCTTCCAAAACGGATGTTGATCTgagatcttttaaaaacaaaccgaAGGAAAGAGTAAGGAAAGAAGGggaattcaggaaaaaagtagATTCCTCCGATAGCCAGCATGAGTCAAATCATACTGTTTCAGATGTGAAAATGTCAGATGTCAACTGTAGGAGGGAACATCTCACAATCAAAGTGGATATGAAGAAAATGGTGACCAAGTACAG GGCTGCTTCTAGTCATACTACAGAGAGACAGATGTCACATGATCTGGTTGCTGttggcaggaaaaatgaaaattttcatcCCGTGTTTGAGCACATGGAATCTGTATCACAAAATGTTGAAAACGACCCATCAAGAGAATTTACTCAGGAAATAATCACAATTATCCATCAAGTTAAAG CAAATTACTTCACATCTTCTGACATAACTCTGCATGAACGGTTCTCAAAAATTCAGGATAAACCAATTGCAAATATGAATGAAGTTAAAATACGTCTGGATCCAGAAATTCACAG gAGGATTGACATGTCTCTAGCGGAACTTCAGAACAAACGAACTGTGCCATCTGAATCTCCCCAG AACATTATGAGAGTGTTAGAAGATCCAAACGATCTACGGCATGACatagaaaggaggagaaaagagagactgAAGAATGAAGATGAGAGAGTGTTTCACGTAGATGGTGTAACTCCAAG GAACCACCAAAGCTGTAATCTTTCAAAATTACAAAACTCTCAACTTGATGGTTTCCAAAAGCCTATGAGGTTCATTAAGCCACCTTTCAGGAAATTTATTGGGAAACCTCACCTG AATTCTTACTATTCTTCAAAACCAAGTGATACTTACCCTCACAGGCGCATTAGAAGACACCTTGAAAATCCAGGACCCATCAGAAGACACTTTAAG